The Deltaproteobacteria bacterium genome segment AGCGCGTCGCGCGCCGGCGCGGCGACCTCGTGGCCGGGTGCGAGGTCGCACCGCCCGACGCGGCGGCGTTCGCGTGCGCGATGGCCGCATCGACCGCCGCCGCGGTCGACGCGTGCGTCCGCCCGCCAGATGCCGGGTCGCCGTCGCCGTGACCGCCGCCGCCAGACGGCTGCGCGCCCGCCGGCGGCATCGCGCGGCCGCGCGCCGTAGCGGTCCGGTGGACATGCCCGCGGCCCACCGGGTACGCTGCCGCGCGCCGCTCGGCCGCGCGGCGAGTGCTCCATGCCGGCGATCTCCATGTCGCGTGTCGTCATAGTCGTCCCGTGTTTCAACGAGGAACACCGGCTGCCCGCCGACGGCGTCCTGGAGCTCGTGGCGCGCGACGACGTCGGCGCGCTGCTCGTCGACGACGGGTCGACCGACGGCACCCGCGCGCGGCTCACCGAAATCGCCCGCCGGCGGCCGGACCGCATCGACGTGCTCGGCCTCGACCGAAACCGCGGCAAGGCCGAGGCGGTCCGCCGCGGCCTGCTGTCGGCGATCGACCGCGGCGCCGCCGTCGTCGGCTACATGGATGCGGACATGGCGACGCCGCCGGCCGAGGTGTTGCGCCTGGTCGCCCGCCTCGACGCGTCGCCGGACGTCCGCGTCGTGCTCGCGTCGCGCGTGGCGGTGCTCGGCGCGCGCATCCAGCGCAAGGCACACCGGCACTACCTCGGCCGCGTGTTCGCCACCGGCGCGTCGCTCGCGCTCGGCCTGCCGGTCTACGACACCCAGTGCGGCGCCAAGGTGTTCCGCGTCGACGACGCGCTGCGCCGCGCGCTGGCCGAGCCGTTTTCGTCGCGGTGGGCGTTCGACGTGGAGCTGCTCGGCCGCCTGTTGCCGGACTCCGGGCCGCACGGGTTCATCGAGGTGCCACTGCGCGAGTGGCGCGACCCCGGCGGCTCGAAGCTGTCGCTGCCCGCCATGCTGCGCGCCGGCGCCGACCTCGCGGTGATCGCCGCCAAGCTGCGCGCCCGCCGCAAGCCGTGACCGCGCGCGCGACACGCCGGTGGGAATGCGCGTGGGCTCCCGCGCTGTACGCCGCGGTCGTCCTGGTGCTGTATCGCGAGGTCTGGCTGGGGGTCGACGGCCGCCTGCGCTGGTTCGGCTGGGATTGCCTGGAGCAATACTGGCCCGACCTGGCGTACTTCGCGCGCAGCGTGCGCGCGGGCGATCTGCCGCTGTGGAACCCGTTCGACCGCGGCGGCTTCCCGTTTCTCGCCGACCAGGACCCGGGCGTCACGTACCCGATCAATTGGCTGCTGGCCGGCGCGGGCGCCGTCGCCGGCGTGCCGGCGTGGCTGATGCAGGCCAAGGCGCTGCTCCACCACGCGCTCGCCGGGATGCTGTTGCATCTATTCTTGCGCACGCGCGGCCTGCGACCTGCGGCCGCCGCGGCCGGCGGCGTGGCGTGGATCGTGTCGGTGCCCATGATCGTCCACAAGGCGTCGGCGGTCGAATGGCCGCTGGTGTGGACGCCGCTGGTCCTGATCGCGATCGACCGAACGCTCGCCCGGGCCGGCGAGCCGGGGCGCTGGCGGCGCGCCGTGCTGCTCGGCGGCGCCGCGTGGTTGCCGATCGCGGCGGGCAATCCGCCCGGCGCGTTCTACGCGCTGATCACCGCGACCGCGTATGGCGCGTTCCGACTGCCGGCCGCCGTGCGCGCCGCGGTGCGCGCACGCGGCGCGGCCCGCGCCGCCGGCGACCTCGCCGTCGCGCTCGGGGTCGCCGCCGCGGTGACGGCGGCCCTCGCCGCCATCACGGTCGTACCGGCCCGCGACGTCGTCGCGCTGTCCGCGCGCGCGACGCGCGGCCTCGGCTACGCGCTGTCGACCGCGCTGCCGGCCCGGGAGATGCTCGCCGGCCTCGCGTTCCCGCCGGCCGGCACGGTGGACGCCTATATGGGCGCGCTCGGCGCGGCGCTCGCGCTGTACGCGGCGATCGCGACGCCGCGGCGTGACGGCGGGGCGCCGCTGGCGCTGGTCGCGTTCGGCGCGCTGCTGCTCGCGCTCGCGGTCGGCGGCGCGACGCCGCTTTTGCCGTGGCTGGTCGAGCACGTGCCGGGGTTCGGTCTGTTCCGCGAGCCCAATCGATACAAGCTGCCCGCGGCGCTGTGCGTCGCCGCGGCCGCGGCCTACGGCGTCGACGCCGCGCTGGCGGCCGCGCCCGCCGAGCGCCGCCGCCGCGTCGTTCTGCTCGCGATCGCCGTCGCCGCCGTCGCCGGTGCTGCCGTCGCCGTCGCCGCGCTCGTGACGCCCCACCCCGGATTCGCCCGCCGCGCCCCCGCCGGTCTCGGCACCACGCTCGGCGCGCTCGCGGCCGGCGGCGTCGCACTCGCGGCGGCGACCGGGCGCCGCGGGCGCACCTCGGCCGCGCTCGCGGCGGTCGCTGCCGGCGCCCTCTACATGGACGGCGCGCGGTTCGGCCACTGGTACGTGCGGGTCACCGAGGCGCCGGTCGACGGCCCCGAGGACGTGCGCCACGTCGCCGATCTCGCCGGCGCGATCGACCCGCCGGCGTGGCGCGTCTACGACGAATTCGTGATGGAGCAACGACCGGGCAGTCGCCTGGGCGTGCGCAACTTCCGCGGCTACCCGTCGCTGGCGCCGCTGACGGACACCCGCTACCGCCGCGCCGTGCGCCGCCTCGCGCAGTCGCCAGAGCTGCTCGAGGCGTTCAACGTGCGGTGGGTACTCCACGGGCCGCACCACCGCGCCGGCATGCGCGCCCACTTTCTGCGCCAGTCGCCGGCGCGGGCCGCGCCGGCCCATTTTCGCGCGGTCGACCGGCGGCGGTTCGAGGCGCTCCACCCGGTGCCGTGGTTCGCCTGGTACGGCGGCGTGCGCCGGGTCCGCGACGCCGCGCGCGCCCTCGACGCGCTCGTCGCCGCCGAGGAAGCCGGCGGCGTGCGGCGGTTCGCCGTCGTCGAGGAGGCGGACGTGCCCGCGGCGATCGCCGCGCAGCTCGCCGCGCTGCCGGCGGCGCCGCCGCCGCTCGTTCCGGGACGGGTGGTGGAGTTTCGCGCCAACCGGGTGGTCGCGGAGATCGACGCGCCGGCCGCGGGCGTGGCCGTGCTCAACGAAAAGATGTTCCCGGGCTGGCGCGTCGAGGTCGACGGCCGGCCGGCGGCCGGGTTCCGCGCCAACTACCTGTCGCGCGCGGTGGTGGTCGGCGCGGGCCGCCACCGCGTCACGTGGACGTACCGCCCGCCGGGCTTCGCCGCGCTCGCGTCGTCGTTCTGCGCGGCGCTGATCGCAGTCGCCGCGGCGGCGGCCGCGACGTGGCGCGCGGCCCGCCGCGGCAGCGCCGCCGCGCGCCGTTGATCACGCGCGGCGGCGCCGGCGATCGGTCCACACCAGCGCCGCTCCGACGACGAGCGCCAGCGGCACCAGCGCGGCCAGCGCGACGTAGCCCGGCGCGCGGTAGGCCATCTCGATCCGATGTGCGCCTGGCTCGACGACGATCCCGCGGAACAGCCCGTTGACCGGGACGATCGGCGCGGGCTGGCCGTCGACCGTCGCGCGCCAGTGGTGCGGGTAGTACGCCTCGTGGATCACCACCACGCCGCGATCGGGCGCGTCGACCTCGGCGACCACGCGGTTGCGCTCGAGCGTCACCAACCGGCCGGCGACCGCGGGACGCGCGGAGCGCGCTTCGCTCGCCCGCGCGAGCAGCGCCGCACCGGCCGCGCCGCGGGCGACGACCGCGCGCGTCCCCGGCGGGGATGCCAGCAGCGCGTCGACCGCAGCCGCCTCGTCGTCGACGACCTGGACGTCGCCGGTCCAGTACACCGCCGGCGCCCAGTCGCTCAGCTCGTACAGCCCGGGCTGCAGTTCGCGCAGCGCGGCGCGGTCGGCGGCCGACTTGCGCAGCCGCTTGCGTCCCGCCTCCGACAGGTAGCGCACGTTGGCGTGGCCGAGCAGCCGCGGCTCGCGTTGGAGCCGATCGCGGAGGCGCGCGTAGCGGCGCAGTGCGAGCGGGTCGTCCTCGTAGCCGCCGAAGTCGCGCACGCGCCGGCGGATGCCGGGCCGGAACTTGAACCACTCGCGGTCGTAGATGCGGGCGGACAGCGGCACGCCGTCGAGCGTCGACAGCACCGCGTCGCGGGCCGGCCGCGGCACGGGGTGCATCGCCTTGTCGAGCTGGCCGGCGTGCGCGAACCACAGGTCGGCGACCAACGCGACGACCGCGAGCGTCGCATACAGGCCGCGGCGGCTCGGGTCGCCGAGCATGCGGTGGGTGATCCACGTGAACGTGACGACGGCGGCGCACGCGAGCGCGAACGCGTCGCGCAGCGGCTGCGCCTTCAGGTCGGGCTGCCACTTGACCACCGCACCGACCCCGAAAATCGCCAGGCCGAGCCCACCGGCGGCGAGCACCGCCGCGCGCAGCCGTCGCCGGCGGCGGTCGTCGTCGCAGCGCAACAGCGCCGCGAGCCCCTCGGCGCCGAGCAGCGCCACCGCCAGCTGCGTCACGTACAGGTAGCGGTGCGCCCGGCGAAACAAACCGAACGCCGGCACCGCCGACGCGCCGGCCGCGAGGAACGGGCCGTTGCTGCCGAATGCCAACAGTACGCCTGCGACCGCGACGCCGGCGAGGACGAGCGCGCGACCGGACGGGAATGCGGCCAGCGCGATCCCGGCCCACAAGATCGTGGCGTAACCGAGATACGTGTTGCCGCCGAGCATGCGCGGGATCAGAAACGCCGCGAGGTCGTCGACCCCGAAGGTCGAAAACGTCACGAAGTCGAGATCGCGCGCGGCGCGCACGCTGTGGCCGAGCAGCTCCGCGGTGGCCGATGCCTGCGCCGCGACCAGCATCGCGAACAGCCCGGCCGCCACCGCCGCGGTCGCCCCGACCCGGCGCCAGTATGCCCGCGGCGCGTCGGCCGCGCGGGCCGCGCGCACGACCGCCCACACGCCATACGGCGCCGCGACCAGGCACGCGTACCAAAACGCCGCGGGACCGCCGGCCAGCGCCGCCATTCCAGTTGCAAATGCAACCAAAACGGCGGTCGCGCGGGTCGGCCGCCGCGCCCACTCGTCCACCGCGATCAGCATCCACGGCGCCCAGGC includes the following:
- a CDS encoding glycosyltransferase, producing MPAISMSRVVIVVPCFNEEHRLPADGVLELVARDDVGALLVDDGSTDGTRARLTEIARRRPDRIDVLGLDRNRGKAEAVRRGLLSAIDRGAAVVGYMDADMATPPAEVLRLVARLDASPDVRVVLASRVAVLGARIQRKAHRHYLGRVFATGASLALGLPVYDTQCGAKVFRVDDALRRALAEPFSSRWAFDVELLGRLLPDSGPHGFIEVPLREWRDPGGSKLSLPAMLRAGADLAVIAAKLRARRKP